One genomic window of Stieleria sp. JC731 includes the following:
- a CDS encoding oligosaccharide flippase family protein, with the protein MSNFRVLSRNVASHSMAFAIGVLITFFLTPYVLHQIGDERYGAWAIILSLTGYYGLLDLGLRAGITQYVTRHYCKGDIGRMNQAASSGLVLHLGCAVVILLVTFVSASVAPALGIFTPDVKSDARWCILILGTSTAVQLVLFPFSVVLTAQQRFDLTTAVSVTCRVLSAIVTYVMLRLGWGLIGLCIANAASAAIEYSIRVWIAFRVMPDQRISLTRATREGFRECLGFGIWSSVLAVMHLVLNFSDALVIGFLMPLSAIAFFALANNLTKYFGSIFVTISQVFYPAATDLDANDNLYGLRKLYLTGTRLVWLFGISGAAIAGLWADDFFRLWVGDKYVNPDKFHAVPLLFRVLLAGAIFGAAAGIGSKVLLGRRRVRTLTGLFALEGILNLTISFGLIPFYGLLGAAIGTTVPAVLCRGVVHPWLVCSGLGIRLREYFKEVVQPVVFVAVLVFPMAAVLHRLTPQQSWLQLTGEGFLAGAIACVLISVVGLSESDRQKYLFPTLRRLARFPEPTTAKQS; encoded by the coding sequence ATGAGTAACTTTCGGGTCCTTTCACGAAACGTCGCGAGTCATTCGATGGCATTTGCCATCGGAGTCTTGATCACGTTTTTCCTGACGCCCTATGTGCTCCATCAAATTGGTGATGAGCGATACGGTGCGTGGGCAATCATCTTGAGTCTGACTGGTTACTACGGTTTGCTTGATCTGGGGCTGCGTGCAGGGATTACCCAGTATGTAACGCGACACTATTGCAAAGGCGATATTGGGCGGATGAACCAGGCCGCCAGCAGTGGTTTGGTGCTTCACCTCGGATGCGCAGTTGTGATTCTTTTGGTCACGTTCGTCAGCGCATCGGTCGCACCAGCATTGGGGATTTTTACGCCGGATGTAAAGTCGGATGCCCGCTGGTGTATCTTGATTTTGGGCACATCCACAGCGGTTCAACTGGTGTTGTTCCCGTTCTCGGTTGTGCTAACGGCTCAGCAGAGATTCGATCTGACCACTGCGGTGAGCGTTACTTGCCGTGTGCTGTCAGCCATTGTGACGTACGTGATGTTGCGGTTGGGATGGGGATTAATTGGGCTTTGCATTGCCAACGCGGCCAGCGCGGCGATTGAGTACAGCATCCGAGTTTGGATCGCATTCCGTGTCATGCCGGACCAGCGGATCTCTTTGACGCGAGCAACGCGAGAAGGCTTTCGTGAATGCCTCGGTTTTGGCATTTGGAGTTCGGTATTGGCGGTCATGCACTTAGTGTTGAACTTTTCCGACGCGCTTGTGATTGGATTCTTGATGCCGCTTTCGGCGATCGCCTTTTTCGCATTGGCAAACAATTTGACGAAGTACTTCGGCAGCATTTTTGTCACGATCAGCCAAGTGTTTTATCCGGCGGCGACGGATCTCGATGCGAACGACAACTTGTATGGTCTGAGAAAGCTTTACCTAACTGGGACACGCCTCGTATGGTTGTTTGGTATTAGCGGTGCCGCAATCGCTGGGCTTTGGGCGGATGACTTTTTTCGCCTATGGGTTGGCGACAAATACGTTAATCCGGACAAGTTTCATGCCGTCCCATTGTTGTTTCGCGTGTTGCTTGCTGGGGCCATTTTTGGTGCCGCAGCAGGGATCGGTTCAAAAGTGTTGTTAGGACGGCGTCGCGTTCGGACTTTGACAGGTTTGTTTGCGCTGGAAGGCATTTTGAATCTTACGATCAGTTTTGGGCTGATTCCATTTTACGGCTTATTGGGAGCTGCCATCGGAACGACGGTTCCGGCAGTGCTATGCCGTGGGGTGGTGCATCCCTGGCTTGTCTGTTCGGGATTGGGGATACGGTTGCGAGAGTATTTCAAAGAGGTCGTTCAGCCTGTTGTGTTCGTCGCGGTCTTGGTGTTTCCAATGGCAGCCGTTTTGCATCGCCTGACTCCACAGCAATCTTGGTTGCAACTCACAGGGGAGGGATTCCTTGCCGGAGCGATCGCATGCGTATTGATCAGTGTGGTGGGGCTGAGTGAATCAGATCGCCAGAAATATCTTTTCCCCACGCTGCGACGACTCGCAAGGTTCCCAGAACCAACCACAGCTAAACAGTCCTAG
- a CDS encoding class I SAM-dependent methyltransferase yields MKSFTSTCQGISRMPRKIVARVLAKQPSVAEKRDQWFVDYQSDSSRQVKGLRDKTDERLRLFRPEDIEGKRVLDAGCNMGCIVNHCLTLGARDVIGIDFDSAAIGRARELYQGTKASYRCDDLDNPLAMLDRFDTVLFLSVYGTKELEDRNSILSRLATAGDVMYFEGHHGDDPRQCAWGLLKYGGFQAIEFLGFTNDELREDSVGRPFFRCDRVKRTAGFIESRIQSDQNSGRLFKHAVVGRSCAGKSYLSKQMSEGGGLTKVTVLDDVNDLLTINATDRLVLFDYRAGTYIEQIDTLFFLDVDERQRLMRIATDESRDDDYNSLLKTPPVRGNFLSFFRVEAEGDDV; encoded by the coding sequence ATGAAAAGTTTTACTTCGACCTGCCAAGGGATTTCACGTATGCCTCGAAAGATCGTTGCGCGTGTCTTGGCAAAGCAACCGTCCGTTGCAGAAAAACGTGATCAATGGTTTGTTGACTATCAGTCCGATTCATCGCGGCAGGTGAAAGGCTTGCGTGACAAAACGGACGAGCGACTACGGCTTTTCCGTCCGGAGGATATCGAAGGCAAGCGAGTTCTCGACGCGGGATGCAACATGGGGTGCATCGTCAACCATTGCTTAACGCTTGGCGCTCGCGACGTCATCGGGATCGATTTCGACAGTGCGGCCATCGGGCGAGCGCGAGAACTTTATCAAGGAACGAAAGCAAGCTATCGATGCGATGATTTGGATAACCCGTTGGCAATGTTGGATCGGTTTGACACGGTGTTGTTTCTATCGGTCTATGGCACAAAAGAACTCGAAGACCGCAATTCGATTCTAAGCCGGCTCGCAACTGCCGGCGATGTGATGTATTTCGAAGGTCATCATGGTGACGATCCACGGCAATGTGCGTGGGGGCTATTGAAATACGGCGGATTTCAAGCGATCGAGTTTCTCGGTTTTACCAATGACGAGCTTCGCGAAGACTCCGTCGGACGGCCGTTCTTTCGATGTGACCGGGTGAAACGAACTGCCGGCTTTATCGAAAGTCGGATTCAATCGGATCAAAATTCAGGTCGTCTGTTTAAGCATGCCGTCGTGGGACGCTCGTGTGCTGGAAAGTCATATCTGTCAAAACAGATGTCAGAAGGCGGCGGTCTGACAAAAGTGACGGTTCTCGATGATGTGAATGACCTGCTGACAATTAACGCGACAGATCGATTGGTGCTGTTTGACTATCGGGCGGGGACCTACATCGAACAAATCGACACGTTGTTCTTTTTGGATGTGGACGAGCGGCAACGATTAATGCGTATTGCTACCGATGAATCGCGAGATGATGACTACAACTCGCTTTTGAAAACTCCTCCGGTTCGAGGAAACTTCCTGAGTTTCTTCCGAGTCGAAGCGGAGGGTGACGATGTCTAG
- a CDS encoding glycosyltransferase family 2 protein: protein MSSSHVSPRVSVIIPTYNCASYIEGALRSVAIQQYSHIEVIVVDDGSTDNTADVVAGAPVDVRFICQASRRGPASARNTGIRLARGEYIAFLDADDEWLPGKLDHQVAVLQRMPAVIAVSTEMVAWDDTTKQSEEKQSRKDSTCAVPGTNNRSETLGPTADLELVGFDQLVVKNRICTPTVLCRKESLAEVGWFDESMNISEDYDLWLRLSRTGKIACIGRPFARYRQRPEGLSAGNRDRTMRLDLDFVRSIPRIHQDHPKIRRLVQRGIAARELEYAIELCDERQRYSDAAKATLRSIWQWPWTDPSMLRRPFIRCRRMRRILIDALGNRPKNSWAGDDVRCQLKKVAS from the coding sequence ATGTCTAGCAGCCACGTGTCGCCACGAGTTTCCGTCATTATTCCGACCTACAACTGTGCGTCTTACATTGAAGGTGCATTGCGATCGGTCGCGATTCAGCAATACAGTCATATCGAAGTGATCGTCGTTGATGACGGTTCAACTGACAACACTGCGGATGTGGTTGCGGGTGCCCCGGTTGATGTCCGTTTCATCTGTCAAGCGAGTCGTCGAGGGCCCGCGAGTGCACGCAATACGGGAATCAGGTTGGCTCGTGGGGAGTACATCGCGTTCTTGGATGCGGACGACGAGTGGTTGCCAGGAAAACTTGATCACCAGGTTGCGGTGCTTCAAAGAATGCCCGCTGTGATCGCGGTCAGTACCGAGATGGTGGCGTGGGATGATACGACCAAGCAGTCCGAAGAGAAGCAGAGCAGGAAGGATTCTACCTGCGCTGTGCCAGGCACGAACAATCGAAGTGAGACGCTAGGTCCGACTGCAGATCTGGAATTGGTTGGTTTCGATCAGCTAGTCGTTAAAAATCGTATCTGCACGCCGACGGTGTTGTGCAGAAAGGAGTCGTTGGCGGAGGTCGGATGGTTCGATGAATCGATGAACATTTCCGAAGACTATGATCTGTGGCTTCGATTGTCACGCACCGGAAAGATTGCTTGTATCGGTCGACCTTTCGCACGATATCGCCAGCGGCCTGAAGGGCTGAGTGCGGGAAATCGTGATCGAACAATGCGGTTGGATTTGGATTTCGTTCGATCGATCCCCAGGATACATCAAGACCATCCGAAGATTCGGCGTCTTGTACAGCGAGGCATTGCCGCTCGGGAGCTTGAATACGCCATCGAGCTATGTGATGAGCGTCAGCGATATTCTGATGCCGCGAAAGCGACGCTACGTTCGATCTGGCAGTGGCCTTGGACAGATCCGTCGATGCTTCGTCGGCCTTTCATCAGGTGTCGACGGATGCGCCGAATCTTGATCGACGCCTTGGGCAATCGCCCCAAAAATAGCTGGGCAGGCGACGACGTCCGTTGTCAACTTAAGAAGGTGGCATCATGA